The Dermacentor silvarum isolate Dsil-2018 chromosome 11, BIME_Dsil_1.4, whole genome shotgun sequence region ttggtttggtgcctgaaGAACTAGCACAACTCGCTACgagggatcggccatgaatcgggcggcagtgggaagaaaaatgaaggatacttaaatgggattttcttacttaagaattagataataaatgaattctaatcgttaatattttcatgctatagcatcttaaaatttcaagcaaatatttttgttgtcatgtgaaaaaaaaatttgcatggcagtctccttgtttccattacaaaattaaatatgctatcacatacgttcctattacagtgtcctagtgccgacgcccccagtgATAGAATGATATAGGTAGCGTAAaggtcaatccaagttggcggaggggaccttctagaagtcgttttctatgcatggtgaacctacgacactctataaagaaatgatccatagtttcgggctCATTGccataaaagcattgaggggaaggcgccaaaccagacctgtgggaatgagcggcaacgcatccAGCTGTGCAAGAcgaagacgaacgcgcgagcagtaacACGAGTGCGTGCCGTGCGCGAGCACAAGCCGCGAGCACAAGCACAAGACGACGACAACTgtgacgacgacgattacgagaggacacgccgacagcccgggcgcataaggtgcttcgcacctaaaagcaGACGGGCTTGACCTATAGATTCGGTGACTAtgcttgccgctatcgttgttttGAGTGTTGTTTGTTTTGCTGGAGAGTAAGTTTGCCCGAGTAAgttctagaacaagttaaggaccgcacaaagagcgatggaacgaaaaatcttaggactaacgttaagagacaggaagagagcggtgtggatcagagaacaaacggggatagccgatattctagttgacattaagcagaagaaatggagctgggcaggccatgtaatgcgtaggatggataaccggtggactattagggctacagaatggataccaagagaagggaagcgcagtcgaggtcggcagaaaaccagatgggatgatgaagttaagaaatttgcagacgcaagttggaatgcgctagcgcaagacaggggtaattggagatcgcagggagaggccttcgtcctgcagtggacctaaaaataggctgatgatgaagttCGCCCATTAAAGAGTTCAATCCTTAACTAAAGCTTTGGCAGTTCTGTTCTTCGCCGTCACTACAACCTGACAATATAATCAAAGCAGAACTTCAGTTTGGGCGAGTTTGTTCACGGTCCAACGGTTGGAAAAGCAGCGCTAAAAAACACAGGGACAAAGACACATAATACACATGACTTGCGCTGTGCACTATAGTACACACGAGGCGCTCGTCATGTCTACTGTGCGTCTCTGTCCCTCTGCTTCTTAGTGCTGCTTTCCCAACCGTTCTAATATATGCAAAGGTGCTGACTTGGCGGGCCGAACCTCACAGCAGTGAACGATATGTATCACTCGCAAGTTTGTAATGTAGTTTgtaacgtgggccgatcctgaatgCGCGATACAACTTCGAAGCAGCTCTACATGCCTCATAGTAGTCATCAATAAAGCAAACCAATAAAATGCATCCAGTAGAATAACTTAAAAATGGCCATCTATGGGGCGGCTATTGCTTCACCTCGAAAATTATCCGTCCATTTTTTGTCACGCGGCATTTGAGTGGGTTTTCGGTTTCTAGAGTGGCAGGCTTATGAGCGACAGTCCAGGACGTCTTAATGGAATAGCGCACGACACACAACGGCTTCTTTATTTTGATAATTTTCTTATGCGTCGGTTACCCCCTTCTTGAGCCATTTAGATGTGTGCCATTGGGTACATGCCCCATATTGGCCAATTTTGCCACTGTGGCGGGAAGGGCATTGTGGAGCCTTTACTCAGTGATTCCGTCGGCACCGAAATTtctgatcacgtggtgacgcctCCATTGTTTgtctcaactgcctccgtgtttaaaATGGACGTGCacgacgccgccgcggctcagaaAACCTCTGTTTCGCCGGATATCGTCGACAGTGAGTGGGTGCATGACACGGAGCATGGCCGCAGCTGCAGAGAACATtcaagcgctttcggagctcattacgcctagtccaaacggtgcgagcagcgtataggGTGGTTGTACTAGGAGCGGGGCTCGAAATCTATTCCAAGCTGTGCACACTTTCTGCTTTTAACTGAAATCGGGGGTGCTATAATGTAAAGCTATTCCGaacttttctattccatttctgcaatctgTCCTCCATGATTGGTCCAAAATgttttcgggccacccccacttTGCTTGTTTCTCGCGCGACGTCAGGGAAATCCGCGAAATCCGCGAAATCTCCTCATATGATACGACGTGTACGCACTGGTCATACGTGATCAGaccgaacgaaagaaaaaaaataattatttccgacTCTACGAATTTTTCACCATGAGCCGTCTGCCACCGGTTAAAagctttcgggctgcgcccacttcgtctgtctgtcacgcgatgtcacaaaaccgcgaaaacgtGTACGCATTGATGCTTTATTATTCCGAACAAAATTGAAAGTTTTGTGGGAATAGCTGGTGACGGCCCCGTTTTGCGCCGCGCGCCACAGCCCGCGCGGCTCTACCTTGAAAGGTATCTGCGGCAGGGGCGGAGTCCGTCCTCCCTGTCTTTTTGGGGTCTAAGATTgcattgatgcgagcgccggcacgaagctcaattcactcgctgctgctgctgctgcgctgactcagtCCAGCGCtttcacagtgagtttccgcggtcatccagtgaaatgcattcatgtttggttgtgcgcacgtgacaccatgcttgttaatttagttagtgtgtctatgtttacaagcttacatggccgataaaaccgctatccttactttgtatacctATCCACTAATTTGCAATCCTAATCGATGCTTAtatcctttcgggcgaaactgagacttttttaaatattttttggGGGAGGTTAGCGATCCAACGTTGGCGGACGAGTGCATATTTTGATCCTCGTTGAAAGCCGTGCATCGGGAAGGGCCGGTAACGCGGGCAGTCATTGTGTGGCAGTGATCCGTGAAGTCGGGCATGCACATTCAAACCGTTCTTTTATACGCCGGTCAATGCTTTTGCAGGCCACTACTGGACACGTACTGGACaagtatgcactgaaagatttatttatttttttcacgtacTCTCAATCCCTCATGGGATTATTACAGGAAGCAATAAGGAaggagggtaatatcatcagcaatttcgatgacatggtaaaaacagcggaagaattctatactgacctgtatagttcccagagcagccaagctactttcatgcgAAGTAGTGACGAACAGGATAGAGAGGTTCCTTCTATAGGcataactagcgataaagttagaagggccttgcaagacatgaccaggggaaaagcgactggagaagatggaataacagtagatttaatcaaagatggaggagatggaGTCTCACACTGTTTATCCGGTTTATATGCTGCTTTCGTATCGGCTTAGCTTGCGAACGGTGTAGCGCACAAACATTGCGTGATATTACGCGTTGCATAGCACAAAAACGAACAATTATGAGTCGCATTTGGTTGCTTAATTTTGTtaaccgttaaaaaaaaaaacgcaccttACTCTCTCCAGGGCTTACAGCATGTGCTTCGCCATTGGATTTGTACAATTATTTTAATTCTACAGAGATGCTTCTCTACGTTGACCCAGGTTAGGCCACCTGGCGTACCTGCGACCACGCAGAGTAGCCGCGGTGGAGCCCTCAGCGCCTGGTCGCCCGTTCTCGAGCCGCACCGCGAAGAGGACGAGTTTGGATACCAGGCCCAAACGCTTCAACCTTACACCACGGGCCTACCGGCGTACAGCACGGTCGCCAGCACCGCCTTCCCGTTTAACCCGCCAGGGCCGGGTCCGCAGCATCCGGCTGCAATGGGCTATCCAAGATCCCCGCCTCCACCTTACTCTCTCCAGGGCTACCAGCAGTAAAGTGTACGGATCTGGTACACTCTGCATCAGCAGCGATGGTCTATACACACGCGTTTATTGCACGCTATCTCAACTTTTGTTGTTGTACGGGCTTATTGCAGTAAAGTGCGGTAattctttttctgttttgtttcggTTGTTCAACTTATTATTTTTATCATTTTATTCTCAGTGGAAGCGTtttattgcttgttttttttttttaacgcgggCGTTACATTTCTTTAACGCGCTGTTCGTTGTTGCCTTTTACCTTATGACAATCTTCCATTTTTGTAGCTGCTTATTGTTTGTTTGGGTTGTTGTTGTTTTGACGACTTCCGGTTTTATTCAAGGGCCTTCCTGATCTGATCAAAACGGCCTCAATGAGAGCTGAATCGGACAGGCATTGCCCTTTGTTAACTGAAATCACCACTGGCGAAGGAAACATTGTGCAGAAACATCGGCGATGATTTCAATTGTCAATATAAGCAAATAGCCGATCGCTTCTAAAGAGCTATTCACTTTAGTAAAGGAGTGATGCGCCTGAATGCGTATAGCTTGATATATGTTGCATTGTGGATATATAAGTACCGTATTTCGTAGTGAACAGAGGCGTTAATGAGCTTGTCTATAAATGTAGTGAAGTCGGCTACATATCATAAGCATATCCGTCATATCTGTGCTGTTTCCAGGGACACGAGCGCTGGCGCGAATGgccaatgcattcccggccgtcaccatgggtaggccgcgggtaaagcgcacggcagaagaggccgccgtacgcgaacgtaagcgcgagcgcgatcgtgcccttgaggccgatcccgtgtatcgtcaacggcagagcctctgaccgtccaCCACAGTCATCACAAGGCAATattgtgcaagtgtagagtcgtccgtgaaagtgtgagtgtgtgcgtgtaattaACGGCTACGTCATCTAAAATAAAGGCTGCGCAACTTAATGAAATGTGTCCTCATTAAATTTCAACGTCCAAAAAAATACAATCCCAAACaaacaatcaaatcacatatgcagcgcatcgggtcgctcagcatttctttggTTCGTTGCGGGGTCGTTGGATTTGGACTTTGAGTtcgattcagtttgcatgggagaaagcttcgcgttcaaccatatttctttaagaaaggggttttgatttttttatatttttttatattgGCGGTAAAGTCCTACTTCCGCCGAGCACCACGAAATCGGGCGAAAGatccaaagaaagctattcgaaaaaaaaagcaatacgcAATAGAGGAACCAATGCGTGTTTCCTGTCTGCATTTCCGCTGTTAACTCCGCCACCGTGTCTTTTATGCTTTCTTTTCCATTGTTCCGTGCCCTCGCCGAAACAGGGTCACATGTAGATTGTGAATAGAACCGAGGGAAAACTAACCACTAAATACAGTCCCTAGACGGTGTACGTAACTATAGTAAATCTGCTCATAGTTTATTCCGATACTGATTGTCTCACTTATCTTGCTGTAGCGCCTACATTATCGACAGGATCGACCAGAACGCCGTAGCTAACGGCAAGAAGACTTTTAAGCgaaataattttttaaatatGTAATTTGACCTTCATCTAACTGAGCACACCGGCATTGTGGCTGTCACAGTTCAGCGTAATAATGCGGAAGCTGGCCCTGTTGCTCGGCGCCAAATCGATAACGCACGAATATATGGAGAACATATCAGTGCTCCTCCTTATACGCGATGGCTGTCCTACAAGATATTTGTCTGAGACGGTCATGCACAGATAGCTGCTCCGGCGTCGACGCCACAAGTGCGCTATAAATACTGGGAAGCCTGTTGCTGGCAGTTGCGTAACGATGGCAGAGAATGCGTCGATGTTTCTGTACACAGAACAGGTCGTAGGCTCGTTTCACAGAAACAGTGACGGTTGGAGCGTAGATCTTTTTCCCTTTGTATGTTGGCATACATGCGATACAAGGCAACGCTGAAAAACGTTGGGAACAACACTGAGTCCGAGGACGAATGACAAAGGGAACGGGGAACGGGAGGCAAGCGATAGCACGAAGAGCGAAGTTTCGACTATAATCGGCGACCAACTTAAGAATTCAGCAATATAACTCCACAAACAAAACCACACTGCGCCCGCCATCTGCGACTCTGCGCTTAGAAACATAGTTCCCGAGGATACCGATATCGAAATAAGTTCGCCTACGCCGAAACGTAGCGTAAATAAGCGAGCGTAATTAGCCGGTGAAGTTGTACAAGTTCCCATCAAATTAGACAACTCGGTCGATATTCCCCCTGCATTCTAAGGTAGGTTGCACGTGACCTCAAGGACGCAGCTTCTCGCCGTGCTGGTCCTTCAACTAGGGGGCTAGTGTATCATATTCACTACCACGTGGAACctgcttcaaatgtcagagatgcAGTCGGAACGCTACTGGTGTCTGTGCCAAAACCACCACACGAGACGCCAACAGACGCAGTTCTTCTCACCGTGGTGGCCTTCCAACTAGGCGGTTATGATGACGTCAGTGCAGGCCACATGAACTTTATTTCAGCTAGTCATTCATTTGTATACCACTTCAATGTTCCCATGCGTACTTGAACGTCTCACAAACGAACACACATTCGCGTAAACAGCCTGCATGAACGCACAAAGTATAGATTGAAGGATTCACGTCCTTAAGCACAAACTATTCATAACCTTTGCGCATGCGTGCGTATGTACACGCACCTAGAAGATTACGATAAACGCTGGCTTATTCGAAAATAGGACTCTTAGATTATGAACAAACGGTCCTCGTCCCGCAAGATTACGTGTGATGCTGAACAAAGGCCCGATTCAACAGAATTACTGGAAAGAGAGAACAGCCTCTCTCCGCCTCGTTTGCTGGGACGCCGAGGCAGCTCCGAGTCTCCGAAGATCACCGTCGCGAAGCTTAAGCACCCCTTTGAGACGCACGTGTTCGCGTTCTCGCGCTTTTAAGGGGCCGCGATAGTGATCTACCAGGTGAGAGACACCCTCCCGACCGCCGGCTCGGTCGTTTTCCCGCTATCGGGACAAACAGATAGCGGCATTCTTTACTCTCGACAAACACGAGGAATGCTGGGTCGCGATAGTGTGCGCTCGTATGCGCATCTGGGAAAAGTCAAACCGCTCGCAGCAGCTTTCATCGGCGGCAAGACGCGAGCCCCAGAAACGAGGCGTCGCCATCATCACTTCTCACCGACTTCATCAAAGGTAACAGACTGTTTTAAAGTACTTAAGCGTAGTACGCATTAGACTTCCCGTCGAGAGGCTTCCTATGTCACAAGACTCGTATGACACAGATTTCAAAACTActtgctgcgctgctgagctcaccATTTCACAATATTCTGGCACTGAAATATAAGCTACGAGTAGGACTCAAGTGCTCGAGGCTGCACTTGATACTGCACGTGAGAGCACGCTTCTGATTGCATTTGAGACTTTAAATGAGGCTACGCATGAGAACACACGTGAAAGTGCACTTGAAAGTTCACTTGAAGGTTCACTTGAAACTGCACATGAAACTGTACTTGAGACTGCACGTGTGACTGTGCTTGAACTTCACAAGAGGCTGCACCTGAGGATACCTATGGGAACACAAGTGAGTCTAGACAGGAGACTGCGCTTGAGAGGTTTCACATGACGCTGTGCTTGAGCCTGTGCCCGAAACCTTGCTTGAGACTGAGCATATACGGCATATACGGCAATCTGACACTGAGTGGCCCGCGGCATGGCCATCACCATGAACTGCCTTGTGGTCGGCTGAGTAGAGCTCTCGCTTCCACTTCTTTGCCGAATGATAATGACACCTAGCATGGCTAGCTGGCCGACAGCGCTTGCAACATTTCTTGGAACTGTTATTTTCCAGACCAGCTTCCAGCAGCTGTTCGGTAAACCGACTTAAACCTGAAAGACTGGCGCGGTCCGCTCAGCTGAAGGgacgggcccgcgtcaaaaaacccgagcccggcccgagcccaggtcaaaaagcacacgccgtgcccgagcccggcccgagcccgtgaaaaaactgctctacccggcccggcccggcccggcccacgggccggcccacgggccgggccgggctcgggctttcgggtaagcccgagcccgtgcagtgccctAAGTTGGCAAAATgggatttattgattgattgtttgattgacaAAAATCAGTCAAACCTTTTGTCTGTTAAAAAGTGGCCGGCACGCATCTGCCCCGCAGGAGGATGCACCGTCGTGGCAGATGGGGCCTCGCCACCCAAATCCCCTCCCTGACGTTAGTGGCCTGGTGGTTGTTGACAGTTGGAGTCAAAGGAATGGTGGTCGGTTACACAGAACAGGACGTCCGTTACGAGAGCGTCGAGTGGGACCCCGTAAGAGGAGCCACTACCACTTACAGTCGTCACCGCCAGGGTGGCGCGTCCATCACCACTCGCCCGATGACGTCACCGGTTGAGTCATCATTTAGGCCTCGAGCGAAAGCAACATATGCTCCCGCTGGAAGCGAGCGCGCAAACTGGAAGAACAACGAGGCCACTACCAGTGATCACCGCCAGGGCGGCGCGTCGCCAACTACTCTCACGATGACGTCACCGGCTGAGCCATTGCACATGCCTCGAATGCAGAACGAGAGTGACGGAGCACTTCCGTGTGCAAGGTGGATCAGCTTCCGCCACATATCAAAAAGTAAGTTTATGCCACTGTGAAATTAATTGACTGTGAAGTCGCATAAGCTGTAGCGTGTGTAGAATCAGTGGCTGTGGTGCTCTGTTTACAGGAATGAAGATACGAGCTTAATTCAAGGCACTTCGAGGGGAGCAGAGTGCGAAAATTTTCACGTACTGTGATTTCATTTCATCTCGAAGGACTGAAAAGTGTGGCAATTCATCTGGAACCATTTATTCGTAGCGTTCTTGAAAGCCGAGCAGTGACTTGTGAGCCGTTGAACATTATTCATTTCAAATAAATTAAATTGACTGAGACAATCGAGTTCCCCGCCTAGAAGGGAGACAGCGACAAATGCACGCGAACGGGAAAGAGCGGTATCACAACACTGTGCGTCTTATATGCGTATGTCTGAGGTATGTCTATTCACCACttttaagaatgggccctctacTAAAGCTATTTAAATGCCTCACTGAATGAGTGATCCAGTGAACATTATCTGAACATTGTAAATAGATGTAAAATTATATCGACTCTCTGTGAGGTATTAGCAGTAACTTTGGTTGTGGTTCGTTCACATAACAAAGGAGACATGCATGTTTCAAGGCACACTTGTGTAGCATGTCAGCTCAGCGTATTAAagacgctgggggaagggagggggggggggggcatttctttGTCTGCGTTGAATATTATACggagtgatcatttttaagtttgaCGGAATTATAAAAAAATCacctggggcagatagcataattcttgtccttgagcagTGTTTttctaagaggcggacattactaccacgagaaatcgaaacacatattgaactaattaacagaaCCTAAtgaattaacttcctaattaattactttacggcacatattgtaatttgcaaattgtagccggtgagcttgcaagacgtatctacttaaaatgaatttccaggattgCACGAGTTTCGACATATCATTTCCGCATGTGTTGGACGAAACACATGGGAATTCCAGTAACTTTTGTCCTTCAATGCATacaagagcgttttgttaaagaagTAGGTGGAACATAAGTACATTTTTACAGCCGGTTTGACGGCGCATACCTCCAAACTGGTATCATTCTCGtgattccaagtggatacgctttgcaaACTCCACCattacaattcgcaaattgccaTAAGTGCCACAACGTAATTAACTGAGaaggtaattagttgaacatgtgtttcggtttctcgtgcAAGTTAATGCCCGCCGCTCTGactaatccagctcaaggaatagaattacgttatctgcaacaCGCGATTTTTAAAAAACTTGGgaaagcttaaaaatgatcaccccatataGGAACGAAACAGCTGAGCCATAACAACTGTGGCTGAGTCCTTAAAACGAACATGCCACCATTTGGTAGCTTCGTGCTGGCGGACCCATCTGCAGGTCTGCTATACGATTAAATGCATGGTGTGCCGTACCTTCACCTGACGTAACACACATCTGCAAAGATGTGTGTTACGTCTGGCGAAGGTACGGCAAACTGTAAACTGCATAAATGGCAGTCTGTGCCGCAAAGTAGTGTGCGATGTGTGCTGTAGTATCGAACTTtatacttttttctttttatttctttttttttctttaaaggaATGCGGAGTACTAGTTCCACAGCCATTTAACTTTGTTATCATTCACGACCGACCAGAGCACTCACTACGCTCGTCGGACCGGTGCTGTCATAGCGTTGCGGTAAAGCGTTCGGCTGTTGCTTGAATGGTCTGGTGTTCGAATCCTCGCAACTGTTGTTTAAAGGTACAAGCATTCAGACATTCTAACCGGAAAGGGCCATGCGCGCCGCTCGCCCTGTACAAGTTATCTATTTAGCAGCACGTTCCTGTGCACGCTCACGCCGCTCCTTCCTTTTCACCAAGCAAGACACGCACGTCATACAAGATTTAGACCTCCTTTGGCGTCGTCACTGCTGTGATGACAGCGGCGGAGAGGCCCAGCCCGCGCTGAGCTTAAGCATGCGCACTAAACCGCACGGATTGAATACTTTAGTGTAGTAATAGAACAGGGAGAGAGGATAGAGTAAATAATAACTGTTTACAACAGAGCGATTAGGCAAAAATGTCCACAGTTCGCTTGTGGAATGACTTCCTCGAGAGAGACTGTCCCctatgtcacagctgtccccgattcatcgtcggcgcgaagtcgatcgacggggtagacaagctggttggtcgttccgtactcaagcgaacacagtgaaaagagtcagagtcaggagtaaaacaaataaaataaaaataaaaaaacaagatatttatcgactgataaatatgcacaagttaataaaataaaataataagaaaaacacaagacagactaacacacctgaacttaatatcacacaatgatgaagacaaataaataagagcaattaacagtagatagaAAAACGAGACAGTGCGAGGAtaaaatacacaagaatacacgaaacagtatttcactaaagcaaagttcaaaagaagtcaaagttcaaaagaaaacaaatggtgtcatacgcatggccgggcagcagcagcaagtccataaaccgtgaaatCGTTgcgcaaagctttcccgaagaatgctggcggtccgatcttgtcgaggtgtatgcgattgctgagctgggtttcccgggagtctagatttgacgtcttctctcaagcaggttgagctaacttgaggcgaactaccgtgagcttcgttgcagacgttggtttgtcgtctcgtacgtcaactagttcctcggagttccgacgtggccaggcggcccaggcgatactggacggcactagccccccaacggcttttcagcagcgcataggttcagcttctagactaatcagcagggcccaaaacctgcgcttaaatagcctctcctttcctatagttccctatgtagggaaactgccggtatgtagagttctcctaattcacggctcctagctcccaacagtcttggccgcgtCCTTTTCACCATGAACGAAAAgcggcagattctcctctctcccaaggtcaagggccaaggtcgagcccggcataccacgcggacgtacgcgcacacttctgggtccgtaatcggcgtgtcgcgtctcgaatcgagatggcaccccgtgaggccacgacgcttttgacgcccgtaactcggcgtgtcgatgtcgagtaaattgtacgctgcacagtcaggagcccacgtttttgacgcccgtaattcggcgtgtcgttaatcagcgtccaaaccactcgaaaatatgccgctccgtgacacccCTGGTCTCGCACACCGGCACTGTTCGGTCACGTAGAGCAAGGTCACGTTGGCAAGGCCCGACTGCTCGAGGAAGTCACACAGTGTTTGGTGATCGGCCTCCCGCACCAGGGTTTTAACCACGTGACCGTAATAGCGCCTCGGCGCTGTCGGCCGGCAGCCCCTGCGCGAGGTAGCAGATGAGAAGTTCCTCCAGTGGTACCTTGAAAGCACGGCAGAGCAGGAGCAAGGGGTCTGAGAGTAACCGCTTCACCACAGTTGATGCAGTCGTCCGTAGAGGTGAGATTATTTATGGCGCTCTCAGAGTGGCCATAAATAACTAACTATAGCCACTTGTTGCGCGGTACAGTAAGGTAGCCTTTTCACGAGTATATCCTTTGACGGCAGAGAGTTTATGCGGAGTTTTGTGGACCGTCCGAAAATGTTTGCTGATTGCGTCCTTAGTTTGTGACAGGTTTCTCAGTTTGGGCTCACGTGACGACGCTTCGCGCGCAGTCCAGGACTTTCACTTGCGGCGAGAAACGGAAAAAAAAGTCGGAAACGTCATTGCCAGTACTCGCTTAACAGTTCTGAGAAGCATTCACGAGGAATAACGCTGTATCGCACGACGCGCTTTGTGCATTGCAGAGTTCGTGGCAGTGCGGTCATTTCACGTCCAAGCCTCGGCATTGGGCAGAGCTGTCCTGGGGACCGTCTTCCTCGCGACCAGCCTGCTCGTCGTTGCCTCCGTGTTCGCCATAGTGTGGTGCTTTTGCCGAAGTTGCCGGGGTGCCAAAAAAGAGGTATGGCAACGTACATTTTTACGGAACTCTATTTAGTATACCAGTTGCTTTTGTTACCCCTTTAATGCGTTAGCTTTATGAGtggtaaaatgaaaaaaaaaatagtgtatGTGTGTTAAGTCTGGGAAGCCGGACGCGTGgtagaggtatatatatatatatatatatatatatatatatatatatatatatatattgatacgGACGTGTGTAGAGTAAACTCCTCAACAACATATTGCATTTTGAATTGGAGCGAACgaggtttaaatcatggatctggGACCTCAAAGAGTTGCGACATAATGCTAACGCGTTTCCCTCGACAATGAACTTTTTCTGGTGTATACAGGGGTGGCAATTTTATAACGGTTCGGAAAGCGCCTGCCCTTGCGTGATTGGTCAGAACAATGCTTTCGTCATCGAAAGCGTCATTATTGGGGTTGTAGCACTGCAGCAGTACAGAATTTGCCCTTGTAGGAAGCGTGGCGACACTTGGTACACGAGCGATACGAGGCATTCACACCGAAACACTTTGTATCGTGCGAGAAGCCGCGTGGTTGTCGGGACAAAATGGGAGCGTTCAGATGGAATCTCTGGTCGCGCGCGACGAAGTGCTCTTTGCCGCCCCATAACTCTCACGGAGGGCCCCGGTGAGCCTCTCACCTCGTACCACGACATCGCGCAACACTACCACCTCGCCCGCCAAATGAAACTGCCACCGCACCCCGAACTCACGAAACGCCAGCAAATCGTTTGGCGCCGCCTCCAGGCCCATTTGTTCCCTTGCCCGCAAATATGGTCACATATAATCCGACCTCTTTAGCCCACACTGTTCGCAGTGCGGCACGACCGCCACCCTTGcccacatactc contains the following coding sequences:
- the LOC125941631 gene encoding uncharacterized protein LOC125941631 isoform X1 codes for the protein MRIWEKSNRSQQLSSAARREPQKRGVAIITSHRLHQRRMHRRGRWGLATQIPSLTLVAWWLLTVGVKGMVVGYTEQDVRYESVEWDPVRGATTTYSRHRQGGASITTRPMTSPVESSFRPRAKATYAPAGSERANWKNNEATTSDHRQGGASPTTLTMTSPAEPLHMPRMQNESDGALPCARWISFRHISKKFVAVRSFHVQASALGRAVLGTVFLATSLLVVASVFAIVWCFCRSCRGAKKEDNPLATRTPPPAYTASKCGPLGGMHSIVISPPPPYGSVIDSTAAPVHCTGTGQPNTAVPSRGTDQPPTYQAAMSSFPPPQTASEIPR
- the LOC125941631 gene encoding uncharacterized protein LOC125941631 isoform X2, which gives rise to MRIWEKSNRSQQLSSAARREPQKRGVAIITSHRLHQRMHRRGRWGLATQIPSLTLVAWWLLTVGVKGMVVGYTEQDVRYESVEWDPVRGATTTYSRHRQGGASITTRPMTSPVESSFRPRAKATYAPAGSERANWKNNEATTSDHRQGGASPTTLTMTSPAEPLHMPRMQNESDGALPCARWISFRHISKKFVAVRSFHVQASALGRAVLGTVFLATSLLVVASVFAIVWCFCRSCRGAKKEDNPLATRTPPPAYTASKCGPLGGMHSIVISPPPPYGSVIDSTAAPVHCTGTGQPNTAVPSRGTDQPPTYQAAMSSFPPPQTASEIPR
- the LOC125941631 gene encoding uncharacterized protein LOC125941631 isoform X3: MHRRGRWGLATQIPSLTLVAWWLLTVGVKGMVVGYTEQDVRYESVEWDPVRGATTTYSRHRQGGASITTRPMTSPVESSFRPRAKATYAPAGSERANWKNNEATTSDHRQGGASPTTLTMTSPAEPLHMPRMQNESDGALPCARWISFRHISKKFVAVRSFHVQASALGRAVLGTVFLATSLLVVASVFAIVWCFCRSCRGAKKEDNPLATRTPPPAYTASKCGPLGGMHSIVISPPPPYGSVIDSTAAPVHCTGTGQPNTAVPSRGTDQPPTYQAAMSSFPPPQTASEIPR